In one Pseudomonas sp. Bout1 genomic region, the following are encoded:
- a CDS encoding type II toxin-antitoxin system PemK/MazF family toxin — MTLLYQPKEGSVLICDFRGYEVPEIIKIRPVIVIRKHRTNKLLVTVVPLSTTAPQTLLEHHLQLESHLQGANPVCWAKCDIVATVSLGRLDRIKSKDRHGKRTYKIAELSSEQFSAIKAAVRSALGL; from the coding sequence ATGACACTTCTCTACCAGCCGAAAGAAGGCAGTGTGCTGATTTGTGATTTTCGGGGATATGAGGTGCCGGAGATTATCAAGATCAGGCCCGTTATCGTGATACGCAAACACCGAACGAATAAGCTGTTGGTAACGGTAGTCCCGTTAAGCACTACAGCACCGCAGACGTTGCTTGAGCACCACTTGCAGCTCGAAAGCCACCTGCAGGGAGCTAATCCGGTCTGCTGGGCGAAGTGCGACATTGTTGCCACTGTCAGTCTTGGCAGGCTTGATCGAATCAAGAGTAAAGACCGGCATGGAAAACGAACTTACAAAATCGCGGAGCTTTCCAGTGAGCAGTTTTCAGCGATAAAAGCGGCGGTGCGCAGTGCGCTGGGATTGTAG
- a CDS encoding beta-ketoacyl-ACP synthase, whose amino-acid sequence MKRVVVTGMAGVTSLGSDWATIAAHFRANRSGIRRMDEWDRFTELNTRLAGPIDDFVVPAHWTRKQLRSMGRVSRLAVWAAEQALKDAGLLGDESIKDGRMGVACGSSTGSTDEIKAFGNMLLNSVAEGLNANSYVRMMPHTTAANISIFFGLTGRLIPTSSACTSGSQGIGYAYEAIKFGRLPLMLAGGAEELCPTEAMVFDALYATSLKNDAPQTSPRPYDSGRDGLVIGEGGGILVLEELEHALARGAHIHAEIVGFGSNADGQHTTRPEQKTMRRAMELALEDAGLQPDAIGYVNGHGTATDQGDIAETLATSSLFGSRMPISSQKSFLGHTLGACGALESWFSIEMMNRDQYVHTFNLDEIDPRCGELDYLQGEFRELHSDYVMNNNFAFGGVNTSLIFRRWA is encoded by the coding sequence CCGGCGTTACGTCTTTGGGCAGCGACTGGGCAACCATCGCCGCCCACTTCCGCGCCAACCGCAGCGGCATTCGGCGCATGGACGAGTGGGATCGCTTCACCGAATTGAACACGCGACTGGCCGGGCCAATTGATGATTTCGTGGTGCCCGCTCACTGGACCCGCAAGCAACTGCGCAGCATGGGCCGGGTTTCGCGCCTGGCAGTATGGGCGGCGGAACAAGCGCTCAAAGACGCAGGCTTGCTGGGCGACGAGTCGATCAAGGACGGGCGCATGGGCGTGGCCTGCGGCTCCTCCACCGGCAGCACCGATGAGATCAAGGCCTTCGGCAATATGCTGCTGAACTCGGTGGCCGAGGGGCTCAACGCCAACTCCTACGTGCGGATGATGCCCCACACCACGGCGGCAAATATCAGCATCTTCTTTGGCCTCACCGGCCGGCTGATCCCCACGTCAAGCGCATGCACCAGCGGTAGCCAGGGCATCGGCTACGCCTACGAGGCCATCAAGTTCGGCCGCCTGCCGCTGATGTTGGCAGGTGGTGCTGAAGAGCTGTGCCCCACCGAAGCCATGGTGTTCGATGCGCTGTACGCCACCAGCCTGAAAAACGATGCCCCGCAGACCAGCCCGCGCCCGTATGACAGCGGCCGCGACGGTTTGGTGATCGGCGAAGGCGGCGGCATCCTGGTGCTTGAAGAACTGGAACACGCCCTGGCCCGTGGCGCGCATATCCACGCCGAAATCGTCGGCTTTGGCAGCAACGCCGACGGCCAGCACACCACACGTCCCGAACAGAAAACCATGCGCCGCGCCATGGAGCTGGCCCTGGAGGACGCGGGACTGCAACCCGATGCCATCGGCTATGTGAACGGGCATGGCACCGCCACCGACCAGGGTGACATTGCCGAAACCCTGGCCACCAGCAGCCTGTTCGGCAGCCGCATGCCCATCAGTTCACAGAAAAGTTTCCTCGGGCACACCCTGGGCGCATGCGGCGCGCTGGAGTCGTGGTTCAGCATCGAGATGATGAACCGTGACCAATACGTGCACACCTTCAACCTCGATGAGATAGACCCGCGTTGCGGCGAGTTGGACTACCTGCAAGGTGAGTTCCGCGAGCTGCACAGCGACTACGTGATGAACAACAATTTTGCTTTTGGCGGCGTCAACACTTCGCTGATTTTCCGCCGCTGGGCGTGA